From Denitrovibrio acetiphilus DSM 12809, the proteins below share one genomic window:
- a CDS encoding SulP family inorganic anion transporter, protein MPHNISKSARLTGDIYGGLTAAVIALPLALAFGVASGAGAEAGLYGAIILGFVASAFGGTPVQISGPTGPMTVVVASAIALFAGDFHSVVTVIFLGGIFQIALGFLKVGKLVRFIPYPVISGFMTGIGVIIILLQLHPLAGASGYSSPIMAIKHIGTLFTNFHNADLALGALTLIIVFFFPKKLSSKIPSPLAALIVCTVLSVAMGLDVHTIGHIPTALPKLHMPFLDMSNITFVVGTALSLAVLGSIDSLLTSLVSDSLTKTNHQPNRELMAQGLGNSLAALFGGIPGAGATMRTVVNVKAGGSTRFSGMLHAVVLALILLVFGSKAELIPMAVLSGILIKVGFDIVDYRFLKILKKAPKHDIIVMFAVLALTVLVDLIVAVGVGIVLASILLTYRIAQQTNSQIHEIPVTLHDSELGREIQESTKFSVRVIDINGPFFFGSTSQIVGRIGSFLGTEIVIFNCINVPFIDYSAVFALSEKILKLKSFNTKPMLVFNKDIAKQLEKYGIPELLPDKKIFNNLDEAIKHIRQTQTFAS, encoded by the coding sequence CTCTAAATCAGCCAGACTAACCGGAGACATATACGGCGGTCTCACTGCTGCGGTGATAGCTCTCCCCCTTGCCCTCGCATTCGGTGTTGCCAGTGGTGCAGGTGCAGAAGCAGGGCTTTACGGCGCAATCATACTCGGTTTCGTGGCGTCTGCCTTCGGTGGGACTCCGGTTCAGATATCCGGGCCGACGGGACCTATGACAGTTGTCGTAGCATCTGCAATTGCTCTATTCGCCGGAGATTTTCATTCGGTAGTGACAGTTATATTCCTTGGCGGTATCTTTCAGATAGCACTTGGCTTTCTAAAAGTCGGTAAATTAGTAAGATTCATCCCCTACCCTGTCATATCAGGTTTCATGACAGGTATCGGTGTAATTATTATTCTACTTCAGCTCCACCCGTTAGCAGGTGCATCCGGCTACAGTTCGCCGATAATGGCTATAAAACACATAGGCACACTCTTTACGAATTTTCATAATGCAGACCTTGCCCTTGGCGCACTGACCCTTATCATCGTATTTTTCTTCCCGAAAAAGCTATCCTCAAAAATCCCTTCACCTCTGGCAGCGCTTATAGTCTGTACAGTGCTGTCCGTGGCGATGGGGCTTGATGTTCATACAATCGGACATATTCCGACCGCACTCCCGAAGCTGCATATGCCTTTTCTGGACATGAGCAACATAACTTTTGTCGTGGGTACAGCTCTTTCCCTTGCTGTTCTCGGGTCAATCGACAGTTTGCTTACGTCCCTTGTTTCGGACTCTCTTACCAAAACAAATCACCAGCCAAACCGCGAACTTATGGCGCAGGGGTTAGGTAACTCTCTGGCAGCCCTCTTCGGCGGAATCCCCGGTGCAGGGGCGACCATGCGGACAGTTGTTAACGTTAAGGCAGGCGGTTCTACTCGTTTTTCCGGCATGCTCCATGCCGTAGTGCTGGCTTTGATACTTCTTGTATTCGGCTCCAAAGCAGAACTGATCCCCATGGCTGTTTTATCCGGTATATTAATCAAAGTTGGATTCGATATTGTAGACTACAGATTTCTGAAAATACTGAAAAAAGCACCAAAACACGACATAATAGTAATGTTTGCTGTTCTTGCTCTCACCGTCCTTGTGGATCTTATCGTTGCTGTCGGGGTCGGGATAGTGCTCGCATCCATACTGCTGACATACAGAATAGCCCAGCAGACCAACTCACAGATACATGAAATACCTGTTACTCTTCACGACAGTGAACTTGGGCGGGAGATACAGGAAAGTACAAAATTCTCTGTTCGTGTTATTGATATCAACGGACCATTCTTCTTCGGTTCCACCAGCCAGATAGTCGGCAGGATAGGTTCATTTCTCGGCACAGAGATCGTAATATTCAACTGTATCAACGTCCCTTTCATAGACTACTCAGCGGTTTTTGCACTGTCCGAAAAGATACTAAAGCTGAAATCTTTCAACACAAAACCAATGCTCGTGTTTAATAAAGATATCGCAAAACAGCTTGAAAAATATGGTATTCCGGAGCTGTTACCTGATAAGAAGATTTTCAATAACCTTGATGAAGCGATAAAACACATTCGTCAAACACAGACTTTCGCCTCATAA
- the fumC gene encoding class II fumarate hydratase produces MKFRIEKDTMGEIQVPEDAYWAAQTQRSLQNFKIGWEKMPVSLIHAFAVLKRSVAVVNNKLGKLHDEKANAIIKACDEILKNKLADQFPLAVWQTGSGTQTNMNMNEVIASRATEILGKNFREDKEIHPNDHVNMSQSSNDTFPTAMHIAAVTVVEDELVPSIESLKDVLHSKMEEFNSIVKIGRTHLQDATPLTLGQEFSGYVAMLETNIRQIRESLEHVRELAIGGTAVGTGLNAHPKLSVMVSEEVTRFTGKRFQSAGNKFQSLTSHDALTFASGALKALAANMMKIANDIRWLASGPRCGIGELEIPANEPGSSIMPGKVNPTQSEAVTMVACQVFGNDAAIGFAASQGNFELNVFKPVIIYNFLQSAKLLGDAMDSFRENCAVGIKPNREQIDHYLRNSLMLVTALNPHIGYDKAAKIAKTAFAENSTLRETAVKLGYLTEAEFDKYVVPEDMTGSKS; encoded by the coding sequence ATGAAATTCAGAATCGAAAAGGATACTATGGGCGAGATTCAGGTTCCGGAGGATGCTTACTGGGCTGCTCAGACACAGCGAAGCCTTCAGAACTTCAAAATAGGCTGGGAGAAGATGCCTGTGAGTCTCATACATGCATTTGCAGTGCTTAAGCGCTCTGTGGCAGTGGTTAATAATAAGCTGGGTAAACTTCATGATGAGAAAGCAAATGCCATTATAAAAGCTTGTGATGAGATACTTAAGAATAAGCTTGCAGATCAGTTCCCCCTCGCCGTATGGCAGACAGGGAGCGGAACGCAGACAAATATGAATATGAATGAGGTGATAGCCAGCAGAGCTACGGAGATATTGGGTAAAAACTTTCGTGAAGATAAAGAGATACATCCGAATGACCATGTGAATATGTCGCAAAGCTCTAACGATACTTTCCCTACGGCTATGCACATTGCTGCTGTCACGGTTGTTGAGGATGAGCTTGTGCCGTCGATTGAAAGCCTTAAGGATGTTCTCCATAGTAAGATGGAAGAGTTTAACAGCATTGTTAAAATAGGGCGTACTCACCTTCAGGACGCTACACCGCTTACGCTCGGACAGGAATTTTCCGGTTATGTGGCAATGCTTGAGACAAACATACGGCAGATCAGAGAATCTCTTGAGCATGTGCGCGAGCTTGCCATAGGGGGGACAGCCGTCGGTACAGGGTTGAACGCTCACCCGAAATTGTCTGTCATGGTGTCAGAAGAGGTCACGAGGTTCACAGGTAAGCGTTTTCAGTCAGCAGGGAATAAATTTCAATCTCTGACATCACATGATGCACTTACATTTGCGTCCGGAGCGTTGAAAGCTCTCGCAGCTAATATGATGAAAATAGCTAATGACATTCGCTGGCTTGCCTCCGGTCCCAGATGCGGGATAGGCGAGCTGGAGATACCTGCCAATGAGCCGGGCAGCTCCATTATGCCGGGGAAGGTTAATCCCACACAGTCAGAGGCTGTAACAATGGTTGCTTGTCAGGTTTTTGGGAACGATGCGGCAATAGGTTTTGCAGCGAGTCAGGGGAACTTTGAACTGAATGTTTTTAAACCTGTGATAATATATAATTTCCTGCAATCAGCAAAACTTCTTGGTGATGCAATGGATTCTTTCCGTGAAAACTGTGCTGTCGGGATAAAACCAAACCGCGAACAGATAGACCACTATCTTAGGAATTCGCTCATGCTTGTAACCGCACTGAATCCTCACATAGGATATGACAAGGCGGCAAAGATAGCAAAAACAGCATTTGCAGAAAACTCTACCCTCAGGGAGACCGCGGTTAAGCTTGGCTATCTGACAGAAGCTGAGTTTGATAAGTATGTTGTTCCTGAGGATATGACCGGGTCGAAAAGCTAG
- a CDS encoding fumarate hydratase, with protein MELKDAMLELIRRATTDLSPDVENAIQQAYDREDEGTPAKSVFGTIRENIALAREASTPICQDTGSVIIYIDFPVGEPETKYKEAAEWAAAEATKLQYLRPNAVDPITGKNSGNNVGTNAPYLHFHQWDKDETRVRLMLKGGGSENVGAQYKLPDSVLHAGRDLKGVKKVVIDAVQKAQGQGCAPGVVGIGIGGDRVTSYALSKEQFFRKLGEKSTNPDLAKLEEELYEDLNKLGIGPMGFGGKTTCLGVFAGVQHRHPATFYVAISYTCWAYRRKQMTIKGSEVTYD; from the coding sequence ATGGAACTCAAAGATGCAATGCTTGAGCTGATCCGCAGAGCAACCACAGACCTTTCACCGGATGTGGAGAATGCGATTCAGCAGGCGTACGACAGAGAGGACGAAGGGACACCGGCAAAAAGCGTTTTCGGAACCATCCGTGAAAATATCGCACTTGCCAGAGAAGCTTCAACTCCTATTTGTCAGGACACAGGTTCTGTCATAATCTACATTGACTTTCCTGTAGGCGAACCGGAAACCAAATATAAAGAAGCGGCTGAATGGGCTGCTGCTGAGGCTACAAAGCTCCAGTATCTCCGCCCTAACGCTGTTGACCCTATCACAGGCAAGAATTCCGGCAATAACGTTGGAACAAATGCCCCTTACCTCCACTTTCACCAATGGGATAAGGACGAAACCAGAGTTAGGCTCATGCTTAAAGGCGGCGGCTCTGAAAATGTGGGCGCTCAATACAAGCTCCCGGACTCTGTTCTTCACGCCGGACGTGACCTGAAAGGTGTTAAGAAAGTTGTGATCGATGCCGTACAAAAAGCACAGGGACAAGGCTGCGCACCAGGCGTTGTTGGTATAGGAATCGGCGGAGACAGAGTAACATCCTACGCACTTTCCAAAGAGCAGTTCTTCCGTAAACTCGGTGAGAAAAGCACAAACCCTGACCTTGCCAAACTTGAAGAGGAACTCTACGAAGACCTTAATAAACTCGGCATCGGACCAATGGGATTCGGCGGAAAAACTACCTGCCTTGGCGTTTTCGCAGGGGTTCAGCACAGACACCCGGCTACATTCTATGTAGCAATTTCATATACCTGCTGGGCATACAGAAGAAAGCAAATGACAATCAAAGGAAGTGAGGTGACATATGATTAA
- a CDS encoding FumA C-terminus/TtdB family hydratase beta subunit has protein sequence MIKLTTPISEEKARSLKVGDEVLLTGTIVTARDAAHKLMIEERPDFIREHLKDGVIYHCGPVVKQAENGEYSFVAAGPTTSSREEPYQAAVCEEYSVRAVIGKGGMGPKTAEGLKKVGAVYLHAVGGAGSLIGKMVKKVHTVYKLEEFGTPEAFWVCEVEDFPCVVTMDSHGGSLHKDIAAASQKVADGLIGQ, from the coding sequence ATGATTAAGCTCACTACACCTATCAGTGAAGAGAAAGCACGTTCACTTAAGGTGGGCGACGAGGTTCTCCTTACAGGAACCATCGTAACAGCAAGAGATGCTGCACATAAACTGATGATAGAAGAAAGACCGGATTTTATCCGTGAACACCTGAAAGACGGTGTAATATACCACTGCGGCCCTGTTGTCAAACAGGCGGAAAACGGTGAATACAGCTTTGTAGCAGCAGGCCCGACCACCTCTTCCCGTGAAGAACCCTATCAGGCAGCAGTCTGCGAGGAATACTCTGTACGTGCCGTTATCGGCAAAGGCGGTATGGGACCAAAAACAGCAGAAGGGCTTAAAAAAGTCGGCGCAGTTTACCTGCATGCTGTTGGCGGCGCAGGATCGCTTATTGGTAAAATGGTTAAAAAAGTTCATACAGTATACAAGCTTGAAGAATTCGGGACACCGGAAGCCTTCTGGGTTTGTGAGGTTGAAGATTTCCCTTGCGTTGTTACCATGGACAGCCACGGAGGCTCCCTGCATAAAGATATTGCAGCAGCCTCACAGAAAGTTGCCGACGGACTCATCGGTCAGTAG
- a CDS encoding universal stress protein produces the protein MVNVTKILYPTDFSDPSACALLYAAEMAKKFNAELIMLHVLLDESQMVSFYLPQLTVKNLSKDMEDGAKAKMEEFIEETNALEGIEYSTAMVKGIADDEIIKFANEKNVDMIVLGTHGRTGLEHVIFGSTAEKVVRSASCPVLTVHCPNSD, from the coding sequence ATGGTTAATGTAACTAAAATTTTATACCCTACTGATTTCTCTGATCCATCTGCATGTGCACTGCTCTATGCTGCGGAGATGGCAAAGAAATTCAATGCGGAGCTTATTATGCTCCATGTGCTCCTTGACGAATCCCAGATGGTATCATTTTATCTTCCTCAACTCACTGTGAAGAATCTTTCAAAAGATATGGAAGACGGCGCAAAAGCTAAGATGGAAGAGTTTATAGAAGAGACTAATGCCCTGGAAGGGATAGAGTACTCAACCGCAATGGTTAAAGGGATTGCCGACGATGAAATTATCAAATTTGCTAATGAAAAGAATGTTGATATGATCGTACTTGGAACCCACGGACGCACCGGGCTGGAACATGTTATTTTCGGCTCCACAGCAGAGAAGGTTGTCCGTTCTGCTTCTTGTCCTGTGCTCACGGTACATTGTCCGAACAGCGATTAA
- a CDS encoding response regulator, whose product MAYRILLAEDNEMEQSALKDIFTSEGYQVDSVSNGLFALDKVKDNEYHLIVTDLVMPVSDGIQFLYSLSSLDREIPVIVLTGYDNIENMLSAYQMGAIDVLYKPYDVDKLLDLCRKILENRI is encoded by the coding sequence ATGGCATACAGAATTTTATTGGCAGAAGATAACGAGATGGAGCAGTCCGCTCTGAAGGATATATTTACATCCGAAGGGTATCAGGTTGATTCTGTCAGCAATGGGCTTTTTGCTCTGGATAAAGTTAAAGATAATGAATATCACCTAATTGTTACAGATCTTGTTATGCCTGTTTCTGACGGTATACAGTTTCTTTACTCTCTAAGTAGCCTTGACCGCGAAATACCTGTCATAGTCCTTACCGGTTACGATAATATAGAAAACATGCTAAGCGCTTATCAAATGGGCGCTATTGATGTTCTCTATAAGCCTTATGATGTCGATAAACTTCTCGATCTTTGCAGAAAAATTTTAGAAAACCGTATATAA
- a CDS encoding TatD family hydrolase, with protein sequence MIKKRGSLKDQEFLASLKEAVEAGARFTDTHCHIHFSPLADELDDVSERAAERGVHRMVTVGIDLKDSEQALLTSRKSEKIFFTAGVHPHDAEEFNICQLGRFEEILSDPKAVAVGEIGLDYYRNHSAHDRQREVFATFLDMAVGLNKPVVIHNRESDKDCVDVMSAVVRGRERNGVIHCFSGDRGLQKWALDNGFYISYAGPVTYNSSDHLRDTVQYVPLDRLLIETDCPYLSPEPYRGRTNEPAHVVYTAKQICDIIDVNLYDFAVQLEKNYTQLFG encoded by the coding sequence ATGATAAAAAAGAGGGGCAGCCTGAAAGATCAGGAGTTTCTCGCCAGCCTGAAAGAAGCGGTGGAAGCGGGAGCCAGATTCACAGATACTCATTGCCATATACATTTCAGCCCTTTGGCAGACGAACTTGATGATGTTTCAGAAAGAGCGGCTGAGAGGGGCGTACACCGGATGGTTACGGTGGGTATAGACCTGAAAGACAGCGAACAGGCTCTGCTGACAAGCAGGAAAAGTGAAAAAATATTTTTCACCGCAGGTGTCCACCCGCACGATGCGGAAGAGTTTAACATATGCCAGCTCGGCAGGTTCGAAGAGATACTAAGTGACCCGAAAGCTGTTGCTGTTGGCGAGATAGGGCTGGATTATTACCGCAATCATTCTGCTCATGACAGGCAGAGAGAGGTCTTTGCTACATTTCTTGATATGGCTGTAGGACTTAATAAGCCTGTAGTCATACATAACAGAGAGTCTGACAAGGACTGTGTCGATGTTATGTCGGCAGTTGTCAGAGGGCGTGAACGAAATGGTGTGATACACTGTTTCAGCGGGGACAGAGGGCTACAGAAGTGGGCGCTGGATAACGGCTTTTATATATCCTATGCAGGTCCCGTGACATATAACAGCTCTGATCATCTGCGTGATACTGTACAGTATGTCCCACTTGACAGACTGCTGATCGAAACTGATTGTCCTTACCTTTCACCAGAGCCCTACAGAGGCAGAACCAACGAGCCCGCACATGTCGTTTATACTGCTAAGCAGATTTGTGATATAATTGATGTGAATCTTTATGATTTTGCTGTACAATTAGAAAAGAATTACACACAACTATTTGGGTAA